Proteins co-encoded in one Bacteroidia bacterium genomic window:
- a CDS encoding replication-associated recombination protein A, which yields MDENIPLAERMRPKTLDEYIGQEHLTGPNAVLRRAIESGLLPSMILWGPPGVGKTTLANIVSHSLKRPFYSLSAINSGVKDIREVIEKARGDQFFGTNNPVLFIDEIHRFSKSQQDSLLGAVEKGWVTLIGATTENPSFEVISALLSRCQVYVLKHLSNENLFSILSQAMQKDGFLKSKNIQLLETEALYRLSGGDARRLLNVFELVVKNLGQDSIEITDEKVLGIVQQNIALYDKTGEQHYDIISAFIKSIRGSDPNAAVYYLARMIEGGEDPLFIARRMLILASEDIGNANPTALVIA from the coding sequence ATGGATGAAAATATACCCTTAGCCGAACGAATGCGCCCAAAAACATTGGACGAGTACATCGGCCAGGAACATTTAACAGGTCCTAATGCCGTGCTCCGTCGTGCCATCGAAAGTGGACTGCTTCCTTCCATGATTCTGTGGGGCCCTCCGGGTGTTGGAAAAACTACCCTGGCCAATATCGTTTCACATAGCCTTAAACGTCCGTTCTACTCCCTTAGTGCCATCAACTCCGGAGTGAAAGACATTCGTGAAGTAATTGAAAAGGCCAGAGGTGACCAGTTTTTCGGAACCAATAACCCGGTCTTATTTATTGATGAAATACATAGATTTAGCAAAAGTCAACAAGATAGCCTGCTCGGTGCTGTTGAAAAAGGATGGGTTACCCTGATCGGTGCCACCACCGAAAACCCTTCCTTCGAAGTAATTTCAGCCTTGCTCAGCCGTTGCCAGGTTTATGTACTCAAACACCTTAGCAACGAAAACCTCTTCTCCATCCTATCCCAGGCAATGCAAAAAGATGGTTTTCTTAAATCAAAAAATATCCAACTCCTCGAAACAGAAGCACTCTATAGATTGTCAGGTGGTGATGCCAGACGATTGCTGAATGTGTTCGAATTAGTTGTCAAAAACCTGGGACAAGACTCTATCGAAATTACAGATGAAAAAGTTCTCGGAATTGTCCAACAAAACATAGCACTCTACGACAAGACAGGTGAACAACATTATGATATTATTTCGGCTTTTATAAAATCCATACGGGGTAGCGACCCCAATGCAGCGGTATATTACCTCGCCCGGATGATTGAAGGAGGGGAAGACCCTCTTTTTATTGCCCGAAGAATGCTCATTTTAGCATCAGAAGATATCGGAAATGCCAATCCTACTGCTTTGGTGATTGC